In Thermoanaerobaculia bacterium, a single genomic region encodes these proteins:
- a CDS encoding erythromycin esterase family protein, with amino-acid sequence MSARARLVRFLHAKMGFSILAYEASFYGTARAWEDAQVAADPTAVLANGVHGGWSKRHGAPLFRYLATEMKGDKPLRLAGVDPAFINGGTPEKTLRFVSEAMAYLAASDCSSSWSETTRLSLVELADLREAATAQQRAQLAPLLAVLQSSKRCLASLPAWPASPEDEFWQQVFIHVDALARYRWGNPDDPEIPLIRDRAMADNVSWLRAHLPGEKIIVWAANLHNARTLAEVRDGDELANPGERPMGQYLAESLGDRLFSLMTTSGEYVWKSGEREHCVPADRRDVLEAELQTRGLPAGWVNLRAWRAAFGKPGDFVTLVFGLLPRRAPWGEVADGFLYLPVLDAAAAAPAP; translated from the coding sequence GTGTCCGCTCGCGCCCGTCTGGTCAGGTTCCTGCACGCCAAGATGGGATTCAGCATCCTTGCCTACGAGGCCTCCTTCTACGGCACCGCGCGGGCCTGGGAGGATGCGCAGGTTGCTGCGGATCCGACTGCGGTGCTTGCGAACGGCGTCCACGGCGGGTGGTCGAAGCGGCACGGAGCGCCGCTCTTTCGTTACCTCGCAACGGAGATGAAAGGCGACAAACCCCTGCGTCTCGCCGGAGTCGATCCCGCTTTCATCAACGGCGGCACTCCCGAGAAGACGCTGCGCTTCGTCTCCGAGGCGATGGCCTACCTTGCGGCAAGTGACTGCTCATCGTCCTGGAGTGAGACGACCCGCCTCTCCCTGGTGGAGCTTGCGGATCTCAGAGAAGCGGCGACCGCGCAACAGCGTGCCCAGCTAGCGCCACTTCTGGCTGTGCTCCAAAGCTCCAAGCGCTGTTTGGCGAGCCTCCCGGCCTGGCCCGCGAGCCCGGAGGACGAGTTCTGGCAACAGGTCTTCATCCATGTGGATGCGTTGGCTCGGTACCGATGGGGCAACCCGGACGATCCGGAAATCCCGCTGATCCGCGATCGCGCCATGGCCGACAATGTCTCGTGGCTGCGGGCACACCTTCCCGGGGAGAAGATCATCGTCTGGGCTGCCAACCTGCACAACGCGCGGACGCTCGCCGAGGTCCGTGACGGCGACGAGCTCGCGAACCCGGGCGAACGCCCGATGGGCCAGTACCTTGCCGAGAGCCTGGGCGATCGCCTCTTCTCCCTGATGACGACCTCGGGCGAGTACGTGTGGAAGAGCGGCGAGCGCGAGCACTGCGTGCCGGCCGATCGCCGCGATGTCCTCGAAGCCGAGCTCCAGACTCGAGGGCTTCCGGCCGGGTGGGTGAATCTCCGCGCATGGAGAGCTGCCTTCGGGAAACCGGGCGATTTCGTCACATTGGTCTTCGGCCTGTTGCCTCGGCGGGCTCCCTGGGGAGAGGTCGCCGATGGATTCCTCTACCTGCCGGTACTGGACGCCGCCGCTGCCGCCCCCGCGCCGTAG
- a CDS encoding CoA-transferase subunit beta yields the protein MVSAAARELRDGEVVFVGIGLPNLACNLARRLHAPNLVLIYESGAVGAVPERIPVSIGDPALVTNSIAVASMSEIFYNYLQGGKIDVGFLQGAQIDRWGNLNTTVIGDYEHPKVRLPGSGGACEIAINARRVLCIAAQSKKSFPAKIDFVTSPGHLTGGDARAQLGMRGAGPQRVITDLALYDFDAGEMRVTSLHPGVTLDHVRENLGWDPKVAPDLATTPPPTPEELHLLRHDLDPKRLYL from the coding sequence ATGGTCTCCGCGGCGGCGCGCGAGCTCCGCGACGGCGAGGTGGTCTTCGTCGGCATCGGCCTGCCCAACCTCGCCTGCAATCTCGCCCGCCGGCTGCACGCGCCGAATCTGGTGCTGATCTACGAGTCAGGCGCGGTGGGCGCCGTCCCCGAGCGCATCCCGGTGTCGATCGGCGACCCGGCGCTGGTCACCAACTCGATCGCGGTCGCCTCGATGTCGGAGATCTTCTACAACTACCTGCAGGGCGGCAAGATCGATGTCGGCTTCCTGCAGGGCGCGCAGATCGACCGCTGGGGAAATCTCAACACCACGGTGATCGGCGACTACGAGCATCCGAAGGTGCGACTGCCCGGCAGCGGCGGCGCCTGCGAGATCGCCATCAACGCCCGACGGGTGCTCTGTATCGCCGCGCAGTCGAAGAAGAGCTTCCCGGCGAAGATCGACTTCGTCACCAGCCCCGGACACCTCACCGGCGGCGACGCCCGGGCGCAGCTCGGCATGCGCGGCGCCGGCCCCCAGCGCGTCATCACCGACCTCGCGCTCTACGACTTCGACGCCGGCGAGATGCGCGTCACGAGCCTCCACCCCGGCGTCACCCTCGACCACGTCCGCGAAAACCTCGGCTGGGATCCCAAAGTCGCCCCCGACCTCGCCACCACCCCCCCGCCCACCCCCGAAGAGCTCCACCTCCTCCGCCACGACCTCGACCCCAAGCGGCTGTATCTGTAA
- a CDS encoding PD40 domain-containing protein, which translates to MPRYLPTSAMLVLLALGTAAAPAGATSTQLSAGMPFSDISFTTTRPQFSPNGRFAVYRQDAVTDGGFDLWSVRVAGGAAPVRLSDPLALGQGQFMTFAISPDSLRVVYAVDQETPGKTELYSVPIGGGAVTKLSLTLAADRDVIGFRISPTGDRVVYYADADVWTQYDLYSVPITGPGGSSVKLNPTLSFDSDIDGFQISPDGDTVVYRSGRNTTNSWQIYSVPMTGGEEIRLNGGFLSTAAVLVYFQISPDSNRAFFLADVAIDETYDLFSAALDGSDLVKVSTGLAAGYSVDPSFLVSGDSTRVVFRAATTAAQTFELFSVPVAGGTVVRLNGSLHATEDVEPAFSISPDGSRVIYRSDEDVNDVIDLWSVPIAGGTPIRLNGTLVAGGDVLDHLVTPNSTRVVYLADQATDTLNELWSVPIGGGSGVKLNRTLASGGDVQAFRISPNSAWVVYGADQDADLVDELLRAPIAGGAVENVSGPLPVGGDVVLKFVQTPVFEISPESSYDVLYAADEGTNDQIELYLSGEPYIDTPDACTPDDTTLCLQNDKFKVTVTWRDFQDRSGSGRATQLSNESGDFWFFNAQSNELIAKIIDGCASTGNYWVFWRALSNVEMELVIRNTETLQTLTYRNPLGYNSNGHLDIDTIFRCDGSGPAAETIDTATALPAPGIPELIERVDPALISPCVPDGDRVICLRGGRFRVQGTWSDFSGGSGYAHLIKKNEGSGYAWFFNANNYEMLFKLVDACSFNGTTWVSIAGLTNVAASLTITDTWTGIVYSQQNDLAVDFPTNLDIDTNLTYCGPSPF; encoded by the coding sequence ATGCCCAGGTACCTCCCGACATCAGCGATGCTCGTCCTCCTCGCGCTCGGCACGGCGGCGGCGCCGGCCGGCGCCACCTCGACGCAGCTGAGCGCCGGCATGCCGTTCAGCGACATCAGCTTCACCACGACGCGGCCCCAGTTCAGTCCGAACGGTAGGTTCGCGGTCTACCGGCAGGATGCGGTGACCGATGGCGGCTTCGACCTCTGGAGCGTCCGGGTCGCGGGCGGCGCCGCACCGGTTCGCCTCTCGGACCCGCTGGCCCTTGGGCAGGGGCAGTTCATGACTTTCGCCATCAGCCCCGACAGCTTGCGCGTCGTCTATGCAGTCGACCAGGAGACGCCGGGCAAGACCGAGCTCTACAGCGTTCCGATCGGCGGGGGTGCCGTGACCAAACTGAGTCTCACCCTCGCCGCCGACCGCGACGTCATCGGATTCCGCATCTCCCCGACTGGCGACCGTGTCGTCTACTACGCCGATGCCGACGTATGGACCCAGTACGACCTCTACAGCGTCCCGATCACCGGACCCGGCGGGTCCTCCGTGAAGTTGAACCCGACCCTCTCCTTCGACAGCGACATCGACGGCTTTCAGATCAGCCCGGACGGCGATACCGTCGTTTACCGGTCCGGCCGCAACACGACGAACAGCTGGCAGATCTACAGCGTCCCGATGACCGGCGGCGAAGAGATCCGCCTGAACGGCGGATTCCTTTCGACGGCCGCGGTGCTGGTCTATTTCCAGATCTCTCCCGACAGCAACCGGGCGTTCTTCCTCGCCGACGTCGCGATCGACGAGACCTACGACCTCTTCAGCGCCGCCCTCGACGGCTCCGATCTCGTGAAGGTGAGCACCGGGCTCGCCGCGGGCTACTCCGTCGATCCGAGCTTCCTCGTGAGCGGCGACAGCACGCGCGTCGTCTTCCGCGCCGCGACCACCGCGGCCCAGACCTTCGAGCTCTTCAGCGTCCCGGTGGCCGGCGGCACCGTCGTGCGCCTGAACGGCAGCCTGCACGCCACCGAGGACGTCGAGCCGGCCTTTTCGATCAGCCCCGACGGCAGCCGGGTGATCTATCGCTCCGACGAGGACGTGAACGACGTGATCGACCTCTGGAGCGTGCCGATCGCCGGCGGCACGCCGATCCGGCTCAACGGCACACTGGTCGCCGGAGGAGATGTACTGGACCACCTCGTCACCCCGAACAGCACCCGCGTCGTCTACCTCGCCGACCAGGCCACGGACACCCTGAACGAGCTCTGGAGCGTCCCGATCGGCGGCGGCAGCGGCGTGAAGCTCAACCGCACGCTCGCCTCCGGCGGCGACGTTCAGGCCTTCCGGATCAGCCCGAACAGCGCCTGGGTGGTCTACGGCGCCGACCAGGACGCCGACCTCGTCGACGAGCTGCTGCGCGCCCCGATCGCCGGCGGCGCGGTCGAGAACGTCAGCGGTCCGCTCCCGGTGGGCGGCGACGTCGTGCTGAAGTTCGTGCAGACCCCCGTCTTCGAGATCTCGCCGGAGTCGAGCTACGACGTCCTCTACGCGGCCGACGAAGGGACGAACGACCAGATCGAGCTCTACCTTTCGGGCGAGCCCTACATCGACACGCCCGATGCCTGCACTCCCGACGACACGACCCTCTGCCTGCAGAACGACAAGTTCAAGGTCACCGTGACCTGGCGCGACTTCCAGGACCGCTCCGGCTCCGGCAGAGCGACCCAGCTCTCGAACGAATCCGGCGACTTCTGGTTCTTCAACGCCCAGAGCAACGAGCTCATCGCCAAGATCATCGACGGCTGCGCCAGCACCGGCAACTACTGGGTCTTCTGGCGCGCCCTCTCGAACGTCGAGATGGAGCTCGTCATCCGCAACACCGAGACCCTGCAGACCCTGACCTACCGCAACCCGCTGGGCTACAACTCGAACGGCCACCTCGACATCGACACGATCTTCCGCTGCGACGGCTCCGGCCCGGCCGCGGAGACGATCGACACCGCGACCGCCCTCCCCGCGCCGGGAATCCCGGAGCTCATCGAGCGCGTGGATCCCGCCCTCATCTCCCCCTGCGTACCGGACGGAGACCGCGTCATCTGCCTTCGGGGAGGACGCTTCCGAGTGCAGGGGACCTGGAGCGATTTCAGCGGCGGCAGCGGATACGCCCACCTGATCAAGAAGAACGAAGGTTCGGGCTACGCCTGGTTCTTCAACGCCAACAACTACGAGATGCTCTTCAAGCTGGTCGACGCCTGCAGCTTCAACGGCACCACCTGGGTCTCGATCGCCGGCCTCACCAACGTCGCGGCCAGCCTGACGATCACCGACACCTGGACCGGAATCGTCTACAGCCAGCAGAACGACCTGGCCGTGGACTTCCCGACCAACCTCGACATCGATACCAATCTGACCTATTGCGGCCCCTCGCCCTTCTGA
- a CDS encoding CoA transferase subunit A: MSMADAVRRFVADGEVVVIEGFTHLISFAAAHEIIRQRRRDLTLCRLTPDLVYEQMIAAGCAKKLVFSWAGNPGAGPLYALRRAVEQGLPQPLELEEYSHFGMVARFQAGAARLPFLPLRTFTGSDLPRVNERIREVECPYTGERLATVPALNPDVAIIHVQRADCTGNCQVWGLLGVQKEAAFAASKVIVVAEEIVDEAVVRADPNRTLLPGFIVSAVVHEPWGCHPSFAQGYYDRDNDFYVAWREISQDAAKLDAWLDEWVFGVADRAEYVRRMGERLTRLTAREQFSAPVNYGY, from the coding sequence ATGTCGATGGCAGACGCCGTGCGGCGCTTCGTCGCCGACGGCGAGGTGGTCGTCATCGAGGGCTTCACGCACCTGATCTCGTTCGCCGCGGCGCACGAGATCATCCGCCAGCGCCGGCGCGACCTGACGCTCTGCCGCCTGACTCCCGACCTGGTCTACGAGCAGATGATCGCCGCCGGCTGCGCGAAGAAGCTCGTCTTCTCGTGGGCCGGCAACCCCGGCGCCGGTCCCCTCTACGCCCTGCGCCGGGCGGTCGAGCAGGGGCTGCCACAGCCGCTCGAGCTCGAGGAGTATTCGCACTTCGGCATGGTGGCCCGTTTCCAGGCGGGCGCCGCCCGACTCCCGTTCCTGCCGCTCCGCACCTTCACCGGCAGCGACCTGCCGCGGGTGAACGAGCGCATCCGCGAGGTCGAATGCCCCTACACCGGTGAGCGGCTCGCGACAGTTCCGGCACTCAATCCGGATGTCGCGATCATCCACGTCCAGCGCGCCGATTGCACCGGCAACTGCCAGGTCTGGGGCCTCCTCGGAGTGCAGAAGGAGGCCGCCTTCGCGGCCTCGAAGGTGATCGTCGTCGCCGAGGAGATCGTCGACGAGGCGGTCGTCCGCGCCGATCCCAACCGGACGCTCCTGCCCGGCTTCATCGTCTCGGCCGTCGTCCACGAGCCGTGGGGATGCCACCCGTCCTTCGCGCAGGGGTACTACGACCGCGACAACGACTTCTACGTCGCCTGGCGGGAGATCTCGCAGGACGCCGCGAAGCTCGATGCCTGGCTCGACGAATGGGTCTTTGGGGTCGCCGATCGCGCGGAGTACGTAAGGCGGATGGGCGAACGGCTCACTCGCCTCACGGCCCGTGAGCAGTTCTCGGCTCCGGTGAACTATGGCTACTGA
- a CDS encoding type II toxin-antitoxin system RelE/ParE family toxin, whose translation MERGLRVTPEAKKQIRDANAWWVANRSAAPHLIRTELERAFLLITSQPRVGSPALDPDLDPVRRILLYRIGYHLYYRIALDSTVHVLGLWHTSRGVAPPL comes from the coding sequence GTGGAACGCGGACTACGCGTCACCCCCGAGGCCAAGAAACAGATTCGAGATGCGAATGCCTGGTGGGTTGCGAACCGGTCAGCAGCACCCCACCTGATCCGAACCGAGCTCGAAAGAGCGTTCCTTCTGATCACTTCGCAGCCCAGGGTCGGATCTCCGGCACTGGATCCAGACTTGGACCCTGTCCGGCGCATCCTCTTGTACCGGATCGGGTACCACCTCTACTACCGAATCGCACTGGACAGTACCGTCCATGTCCTTGGCTTGTGGCACACGAGTCGCGGAGTCGCTCCGCCACTGTAG